A genome region from Candidatus Afararchaeum irisae includes the following:
- a CDS encoding ubiquitin-like small modifier protein 1 encodes MADTVTVTVGVRLFADLAETVGENKIELRVESESSKVTVGEAVDSLVSEYPDLEDRILDSNGIRRHINLLVNGDDAGPQTPVEDGDELGVFPPVSGG; translated from the coding sequence ATGGCAGACACTGTCACGGTCACGGTCGGCGTACGTCTCTTCGCTGATCTAGCTGAGACGGTCGGAGAAAACAAGATCGAGCTAAGGGTCGAGTCGGAGTCGTCGAAGGTCACTGTGGGAGAAGCCGTAGACTCACTCGTGTCTGAGTATCCCGACCTCGAAGACAGGATACTCGACTCCAACGGGATACGTCGACACATAAATCTCTTAGTCAACGGTGACGACGCCGGACCACAGACGCCCGTCGAAGACGGCGACGAACTCGGGGTCTTTCCTCCCGTGAGCGGCGGCTGA
- a CDS encoding tyrosine--tRNA ligase encodes MDNTDADPYDLITRNTEEVVTDDEAREIAEDTEGRRAYVGYEPSGALHLGHMLTANKLIDLQEAGIDVVVLLADVHAYLNEKGSFDEIEEIAESMKEQFIAFGLDPDKTEFVMGSDFQFDREYVLDVYSLAVDTTLNRAERSMSEVARNADNPKVSQAIYPLMQAVDIAHLDVDLAVGGIDQRKIHMLAREGLPSIGYDSPTAVHMPILTGLEGGGEKMSSSKGNLIAMDDSREEIEEKVQSAYCPPEVEGNPVAEIYRYHVFPRFDEVVVERPEKYGGNLEYTEYSRLAEDLESGELHPQDAKTALVEYLDRLISKGREKID; translated from the coding sequence ATGGATAATACAGACGCCGACCCGTACGACCTCATCACACGGAACACCGAGGAGGTCGTGACCGACGACGAGGCGCGTGAGATCGCCGAGGACACCGAGGGAAGAAGAGCTTACGTCGGCTACGAGCCGAGCGGCGCGCTCCATCTCGGACATATGCTGACCGCGAACAAGCTCATCGACCTCCAGGAAGCGGGTATAGACGTCGTGGTTCTCCTCGCAGACGTCCACGCCTACCTCAACGAGAAGGGTAGTTTCGATGAGATAGAGGAGATAGCCGAGTCGATGAAAGAACAGTTCATCGCATTCGGTCTCGACCCCGACAAGACCGAGTTCGTGATGGGGAGCGACTTCCAGTTCGACAGGGAGTACGTCTTAGACGTCTACTCACTCGCCGTAGACACCACGCTCAACAGGGCGGAGAGAAGCATGTCGGAGGTCGCGAGGAACGCAGACAACCCCAAGGTCAGCCAGGCTATCTACCCTCTGATGCAGGCTGTCGACATAGCCCACTTAGACGTCGACCTCGCTGTCGGAGGCATCGACCAGAGGAAGATCCATATGCTCGCGCGTGAGGGTCTTCCGAGTATAGGCTACGACTCTCCGACTGCTGTACATATGCCGATACTCACTGGTCTCGAAGGCGGAGGCGAGAAGATGTCTTCGAGCAAAGGTAATCTGATCGCTATGGACGACTCACGCGAAGAGATCGAGGAGAAGGTACAGAGCGCCTACTGTCCGCCCGAGGTCGAAGGAAACCCCGTCGCCGAGATCTACAGATACCACGTCTTCCCGAGGTTCGACGAGGTCGTAGTCGAACGTCCCGAGAAGTACGGCGGCAACCTCGAATACACCGAGTACAGCCGGCTCGCGGAGGATCTCGAATCGGGAGAACTACATCCACAGGACGCCAAGACAGCTCTCGTCGAGTACCTCGACCGTCTTATCTCGAAGGGACGCGAGAAGATAGACTAG
- a CDS encoding M14 family metallopeptidase — MKIGSFEAERGEVTKGYIDLVSSPTGGTERAPVMVARGEQDGPVLWLTANVHGNEVTGIPLIHRIVTDELADSIRGAVVGVVSLNPSGLRRTRRESEYDSRDPNRLFPDFRYDREPGSTQEIINRRVFSEIADSADAVIDLHCSNVGSVPFTILPRVIAEESETDDAEEIADEMKEMADAFGFTPINSPDMETVWDECLHRSLGGSIVNSARIPSITVELGSDYIVESEVVDAAVKGVRNVMRRLGMFVDDEENQRTEPVDGIPAFDTDYPFRRCTVESPVSGILRKRVETGEFVEEGDPICEITDPFGETKHVVEADVEGWVTAFQLGLGVEEGSRICYYAGRADGDTIVETYEP, encoded by the coding sequence ATGAAGATCGGAAGCTTTGAGGCTGAACGCGGCGAGGTCACCAAGGGATACATAGACCTCGTCTCGTCCCCTACAGGAGGAACCGAGAGAGCCCCCGTGATGGTCGCCAGAGGCGAACAAGACGGACCTGTCCTCTGGCTCACAGCCAACGTTCACGGCAACGAGGTCACCGGAATCCCCCTGATACACAGGATAGTCACAGACGAACTCGCAGACTCGATCCGGGGTGCAGTCGTCGGAGTTGTCTCGCTCAACCCGAGCGGTCTGAGGAGAACGAGGAGGGAGTCGGAGTACGACTCACGTGATCCTAACCGTCTCTTCCCTGACTTCAGGTACGACAGAGAGCCAGGATCGACACAGGAGATCATAAACAGACGTGTCTTCTCAGAGATAGCCGACTCAGCCGACGCGGTCATAGACCTCCACTGTTCGAACGTCGGGAGCGTACCTTTCACGATACTCCCGCGTGTGATCGCCGAGGAGTCCGAGACAGACGACGCAGAGGAGATAGCCGACGAGATGAAGGAGATGGCTGATGCCTTCGGATTCACGCCCATCAACTCGCCCGATATGGAGACCGTCTGGGACGAGTGTCTCCACAGGTCTCTCGGAGGCTCGATAGTCAACTCCGCACGGATACCCTCGATCACAGTCGAGCTCGGCTCCGACTACATAGTTGAGTCGGAGGTCGTCGACGCCGCGGTCAAGGGGGTCAGAAACGTGATGAGGAGACTCGGTATGTTCGTCGACGACGAAGAGAACCAGAGGACGGAGCCCGTCGACGGAATACCCGCCTTCGACACCGACTATCCTTTCAGGAGATGTACGGTCGAGTCTCCCGTCTCGGGAATTCTCAGAAAACGCGTCGAGACGGGTGAGTTCGTCGAGGAGGGCGATCCTATCTGTGAGATAACCGACCCCTTCGGCGAGACCAAACACGTCGTAGAGGCAGACGTCGAGGGCTGGGTCACCGCATTCCAGCTCGGCTTAGGTGTTGAGGAGGGGTCGAGGATCTGTTACTACGCCGGACGCGCCGACGGCGACACGATAGTCGAGACTTATGAGCCCTGA
- a CDS encoding DUF1405 domain-containing protein, producing the protein MKLTERKHVYAQRLLSKPLTLVWLILSNFVALLIGVDFYVETMPDYSPFAWIFYLDSPAALFLALLSLTTLLPRAGEEFDATETETETNTAVTYLHTVAVVWLVKYSVWTAVALNLGFGEYYPEVWNYWGILFTHLLFLPEAYVLSAYSETTRGALVTSAVLLLLNDLFDYTTGLHPPLRYDPGLVLPAATVVVTGVSVVAAWLWMGTSSSGSG; encoded by the coding sequence ATGAAGCTCACAGAACGGAAACACGTCTACGCTCAGAGGCTCCTTTCGAAGCCTCTCACGCTCGTCTGGCTCATACTCAGTAACTTCGTTGCCCTCCTGATAGGCGTCGACTTCTACGTCGAGACGATGCCCGACTACTCGCCGTTCGCGTGGATATTCTACCTCGACTCACCCGCGGCTCTCTTCTTAGCCCTCCTGAGTCTAACCACACTACTCCCAAGAGCCGGCGAGGAATTCGACGCGACAGAGACAGAGACAGAGACCAACACCGCCGTGACTTACCTACACACGGTAGCGGTAGTCTGGCTCGTCAAGTACTCCGTCTGGACCGCCGTGGCGTTAAATCTCGGCTTCGGAGAGTACTACCCCGAGGTATGGAACTACTGGGGTATACTGTTCACACATCTCCTCTTCCTACCCGAGGCTTACGTCCTTTCGGCTTACTCGGAGACGACACGGGGTGCTCTCGTGACCTCGGCAGTTCTACTCCTCCTCAATGACCTATTCGACTACACCACGGGTCTCCATCCGCCTCTCAGGTACGACCCGGGTCTCGTACTTCCCGCGGCGACGGTCGTCGTCACAGGAGTCTCGGTCGTCGCGGCGTGGCTCTGGATGGGAACCTCATCCTCAGGCTCAGGCTGA
- a CDS encoding AAA family ATPase, whose product MIITVSGPPGSGTTTASRALAPEFDMDHVSSGDVFRSLAKEHGVSLGEFNQIAEEDPEIDKEIDLRQKEIGEERDNIILEGRLSGWMVEDADLKVWLKAPFDERVRRVSDREDVNTETAREELRQREESEAKRYQEIHGIDISDLSVYDLVVDTSKWNAENVTEIIATAARRLDEED is encoded by the coding sequence ATGATAATAACAGTCAGCGGTCCTCCCGGCAGCGGAACCACGACCGCGTCACGCGCGCTCGCTCCTGAATTCGACATGGATCACGTCTCAAGCGGCGACGTCTTCCGTTCTCTCGCGAAGGAACACGGAGTCTCACTCGGCGAGTTCAACCAGATCGCCGAGGAAGACCCCGAGATAGACAAGGAGATAGATCTGAGACAGAAGGAGATAGGCGAGGAGCGCGACAACATAATCCTCGAAGGACGTCTCTCGGGCTGGATGGTCGAGGACGCCGACCTCAAGGTATGGCTCAAGGCTCCCTTCGACGAGAGGGTCAGACGTGTCTCCGACAGGGAAGACGTCAACACGGAGACCGCGAGGGAGGAGTTACGACAGAGAGAGGAGTCGGAGGCGAAACGGTATCAGGAGATACACGGCATCGACATCTCCGATCTCTCAGTCTACGACCTCGTGGTAGACACATCGAAATGGAACGCCGAGAACGTCACGGAGATAATCGCGACAGCCGCAAGAAGGCTCGATGAAGAAGACTGA